Within Gemmatimonadota bacterium, the genomic segment GGCGTTCGTGGTGGGAACCCTCGCCGCCGTCGCGGGCTGGGGCTGGGCGTTGCTACTCATTGGCTACTTCGTGGTCTCGTCCGCGCTCACGCGCGTCGGCGCGGCGACGAAGGCGTCGCGGACCGCGTCCGTCCTTCCCGACGCGCAGGCCCGGAACGCGGCGCAGGTCGGTGCGAACGGGGGCCTATTCACGGCGCTCGCGCTGCTCGGCACGCTCGGAGAGCAACCGCTCCTGCACGTGGCGGCCGTCGGCGCGCTCGCGGCCGCGGCGGCCGACACCTGGGCGACGGAGATCGGCACGCTCTGGGGAGGGATGCCCCGTCACCTGCTCACCTTCGCGGAGGTCGAGCCGGGCATGTCGGGAGGCGTCACCCTGGCGGGCGCGGCGGCGAGCGTCGTCGCGGCCGCGCTGGTGGCCCTGCCTGGCGTCGCGCTGACCACACCCGCGTCGATGCCCCTCACCGCGTCCGCCATCGGCGCGGTGGGCGCACTCACGACGGCCGGCGTGCTCGGGAGTCTCGCCGACAGCCTGCTCGGCGCCGCCCTGCAATCGAAACGCTGGTGCGAGCAGTGCCGTACGTGGACCGAACGCCGCGTCCACACATGCCAATACCGCACCCACCACGTCCGCGGTCTCCGGTGGATGACCAACGACACCGTGAACCTCCTCGCGACGGCGGTGGGCGCGCTCGCCGCCGTCGGACTCTCGCGGATGGTCGCGTGACGCGGGCCGCCATCGATCCGGCGACCTACCGCGCCGCGCTCTCGCGCTTCGCGTCGGGGATCACCGTGCTGACCACGCGTACCGACGACGGGCGCGACCTCGGCATGACGGCGACGGCCTTCACCGCCGTCTCGCTCGAGCCGCCGATGGTGCTCGTCTGCGTCGACCGCGACGCCTCGATGGCCTCACCGCTGCAGCATGCGACGCATCTCGCGGTGCATGTCCTGTCGTCGGCGCAGGAGGACCTGTCGCGCCGCTTCGCGGGCGCGGAGTCGGACCGCTTCGCCGGCCTCGAGGTCACGCGCGGCGCCGGGGAGGTACCACTGCTGGACGGCGCGCTCGCGCGGCTGCAGTGCCGGATCGTCGAGCGTCATGCAGGCGGGGACCATGTGATCGTCGTCGCCGAGGTGCTGGAGGCGGACGTGGCGGACGGCGATCCGCTGCTCTATTTCCGCGGCCGCTATGGGAGGGTGGTCACATGAGTCTCGAGGTCGAACGCGAGCAGGCCGTCCAGACCCTGTGCGCGCACTACGCGCAGGACCACCTCACCACGGGCGAGCTCGAGTCGCGCTTCGAGCGCGTGTACAAGGCCGACTCGGCC encodes:
- a CDS encoding flavin reductase family protein; this translates as MPIPHPPRPRSPVDDQRHREPPRDGGGRARRRRTLADGRVTRAAIDPATYRAALSRFASGITVLTTRTDDGRDLGMTATAFTAVSLEPPMVLVCVDRDASMASPLQHATHLAVHVLSSAQEDLSRRFAGAESDRFAGLEVTRGAGEVPLLDGALARLQCRIVERHAGGDHVIVVAEVLEADVADGDPLLYFRGRYGRVVT